One part of the Microbulbifer sp. THAF38 genome encodes these proteins:
- a CDS encoding carbon-nitrogen hydrolase family protein, whose amino-acid sequence MKTLCVAAVQMISGESVEDNLAQAYKLLKEATGRGAQLILLPENFAHFSDKGSFSAAEPFCANHKANADRQPIQHALQSWAAELGIWLVAGAVPLLERPDGTATEGRRSRSACLLFDDRGVLQARYDKIHLFDVEVEDSAGSYRESASIEPGDEPRAATIPWGMLGLSICFDLRFPELYRQLAMNGAEIFVVPAAFTHTTGKAHWMTLLRARAIENGCFVIAANQGGIHSEKRRTWGHSAIIDPWGEILAEAGEGEAIITATLDAERLAKVRQQMPLLSMRRLGI is encoded by the coding sequence GTGAAAACCCTTTGTGTCGCAGCAGTGCAGATGATCAGCGGTGAGAGTGTCGAGGACAATCTCGCACAAGCCTACAAACTGCTGAAGGAAGCCACCGGACGCGGTGCCCAACTAATACTGCTACCGGAAAATTTTGCACACTTTTCAGATAAGGGCAGTTTCTCCGCGGCCGAACCCTTCTGTGCGAACCATAAAGCCAATGCAGACAGACAACCCATTCAACACGCGCTACAGAGCTGGGCTGCGGAGCTGGGTATCTGGCTGGTAGCCGGCGCGGTACCCTTACTGGAACGGCCCGATGGCACTGCGACCGAGGGCAGGCGCAGTCGCTCAGCTTGCCTGCTGTTCGATGACCGCGGTGTTTTGCAAGCCCGCTACGACAAAATACATTTGTTTGATGTGGAAGTTGAAGACTCAGCCGGAAGTTACCGTGAATCCGCCAGCATTGAACCCGGTGACGAGCCCCGTGCGGCGACAATACCCTGGGGTATGCTGGGGCTCAGCATCTGTTTCGATCTGCGCTTTCCCGAACTCTACCGACAACTGGCAATGAACGGCGCTGAGATTTTTGTGGTGCCCGCGGCTTTTACCCATACCACTGGGAAAGCGCACTGGATGACCCTGTTGCGAGCACGTGCGATAGAGAATGGCTGCTTTGTGATTGCGGCCAATCAGGGCGGCATCCACTCGGAGAAAAGACGCACCTGGGGACATTCAGCGATCATCGATCCCTGGGGTGAGATCCTGGCCGAAGCAGGTGAGGGTGAAGCCATCATCACTGCCACACTAGATGCTGAGAGATTAGCTAAGGTGAGGCAACAAATGCCATTACTTTCCATGCGCCGACTAGGAATCTAA
- a CDS encoding YopT-type cysteine protease domain-containing protein, translated as MPIWVDKTILNVTGTRVRPVQQAVPNYNGHVVKDFSQCFDPVKGLITVHEDTSGGVCESLSAFWMKYHSEGGSLWNWLYPNNTFDERHLFHVMTLQQAGMHDDQDRVTEAWLGVHNLYPVSQNVFGGAFPNGRGGNTIRGINNPRRANGQSGVFSPNALAREIILDQTGGAGCYKKISLDGTFSGHTMSAWVAQDIAFFDPNFGEFWFESRASFFNWFTQSFWYQSMYSAGLSGSYAIRSYARRG; from the coding sequence ATGCCTATTTGGGTCGACAAAACAATTCTGAACGTGACCGGCACACGTGTACGGCCAGTGCAGCAAGCGGTGCCCAACTACAATGGACACGTTGTTAAGGATTTCAGTCAGTGCTTCGATCCGGTAAAGGGGTTGATTACGGTTCACGAGGATACCTCTGGCGGCGTTTGCGAATCGCTCTCGGCTTTCTGGATGAAGTATCACTCCGAAGGCGGTAGCCTGTGGAACTGGTTATATCCCAATAACACCTTTGATGAGCGCCATCTTTTTCACGTGATGACCCTACAGCAGGCGGGTATGCACGATGACCAGGATAGAGTTACCGAGGCCTGGCTTGGGGTGCATAACCTGTATCCAGTCAGTCAAAATGTGTTTGGTGGTGCTTTCCCCAATGGGCGTGGAGGCAATACGATTCGCGGTATCAATAATCCACGTAGAGCCAATGGGCAAAGTGGTGTGTTTTCCCCCAATGCCTTGGCTCGGGAAATCATTCTGGACCAGACTGGCGGTGCGGGTTGCTATAAGAAAATCAGCCTGGATGGTACCTTCTCTGGCCATACTATGTCTGCTTGGGTAGCGCAGGACATCGCATTCTTCGATCCAAACTTCGGTGAGTTTTGGTTTGAATCCCGCGCCTCATTCTTTAATTGGTTTACTCAGTCTTTCTGGTATCAGTCCATGTATTCTGCGGGTCTGAGTGGCAGCTATGCTATTCGGTCTTATGCACGCAGGGGCTAA
- a CDS encoding chaperone modulator CbpM, whose translation MKVRRTEQVTGVLLDEESELSLSELCRACELPAERILALVEEGIIEPRSRKPRWRFSGICVRRVRRVYTLERDLGVNLAGAALALELLEEIERLQAQLARLEQRRKP comes from the coding sequence ATGAAGGTCAGAAGGACTGAGCAGGTGACCGGTGTGCTCCTGGATGAAGAGAGCGAACTGAGTCTGAGCGAGTTGTGCCGCGCCTGTGAGCTTCCGGCGGAACGTATCTTAGCGCTGGTAGAGGAGGGCATTATCGAGCCCCGCTCTCGTAAACCCCGTTGGCGCTTTAGTGGTATTTGCGTGCGCAGGGTTCGCCGCGTCTATACGCTGGAGCGGGATCTGGGGGTCAATCTAGCCGGTGCGGCGTTGGCGTTGGAGTTACTCGAAGAGATAGAGCGGTTACAGGCACAGCTGGCGCGATTAGAGCAGCGGCGTAAACCTTAA
- the hppD gene encoding 4-hydroxyphenylpyruvate dioxygenase — MADLFENPMGLDGFEFVEFTAPEKGILETVFTAMGFTKVARHRSKAVELWRQGDINFVTNYEPSSHAYYYAQEHGPSACGLAFRVKDAKFAYEEALRKGAQPVNVQTGPMELKLPAIKGIGGATLYLIDRYKEGESIYDIDFIWEEGVDRRPEGCGFHTLDHLTHNVYRGRMDYWAKYYEDLFNFREIRYFDIKGEYTGLLSKAMTAPDGKIRIPLNEEAAGGGGQIEEFLMKYNGEGIQHIAFACDDLVACWDRLKERGMEFMTPPPDTYYEMLEERLPGHGEPTDEFQSRGILLDGTTEGGQPRLLLQIFSANMLGPVFFEFIQRKEDEGFGEGNFKALFESIERDQLKRGVIKEKE; from the coding sequence ATGGCCGACTTATTTGAGAACCCGATGGGTTTGGATGGCTTCGAATTTGTAGAATTCACTGCGCCGGAAAAAGGCATTCTCGAAACTGTGTTTACCGCCATGGGCTTTACTAAGGTGGCCCGCCACCGCTCCAAAGCGGTGGAGTTGTGGCGCCAGGGTGATATCAACTTTGTCACCAACTACGAGCCCAGCAGCCACGCCTATTACTATGCCCAGGAGCATGGTCCCTCCGCCTGTGGTCTGGCCTTCCGTGTGAAAGATGCCAAGTTTGCCTACGAGGAGGCTCTGCGCAAGGGCGCTCAGCCAGTAAACGTACAGACTGGCCCGATGGAACTGAAACTGCCGGCCATCAAAGGCATTGGTGGTGCGACCCTGTACCTGATCGACCGCTACAAAGAAGGCGAGTCCATCTACGATATCGACTTTATCTGGGAAGAGGGCGTAGACCGTCGCCCCGAAGGTTGTGGCTTCCACACTCTCGATCACCTCACCCACAACGTTTATCGTGGCCGCATGGATTACTGGGCCAAGTACTACGAGGATCTGTTTAATTTCCGCGAGATCCGCTATTTCGACATCAAGGGCGAATACACCGGTCTGCTGTCCAAGGCTATGACTGCGCCGGATGGCAAGATCCGCATCCCGCTGAACGAAGAAGCGGCCGGTGGCGGCGGCCAGATCGAAGAATTCCTGATGAAGTACAACGGCGAGGGTATCCAACATATCGCCTTCGCCTGTGACGATCTGGTGGCCTGTTGGGATCGTCTGAAAGAGCGCGGCATGGAGTTTATGACCCCGCCGCCGGACACCTACTACGAAATGCTGGAAGAGCGCTTGCCGGGCCACGGTGAGCCCACCGACGAATTCCAGAGCCGCGGCATTCTGCTCGATGGCACTACCGAGGGCGGTCAACCGCGCCTGCTGCTGCAGATTTTCTCTGCCAATATGCTCGGCCCGGTATTCTTTGAGTTTATCCAGCGCAAGGAAGATGAAGGGTTTGGCGAGGGCAACTTCAAGGCCCTGTTTGAATCCATTGAGCGCGACCAGCTCAAGCGCGGCGTCATTAAAGAAAAGGAATAA
- a CDS encoding TSUP family transporter, which yields MEFASYSLELLSVLFLVAVIAGLLDTLAGGGGLITVPALILSGVPPLSALGTNKLQGSIGTATATYMMIRSNKISWDGIKKLMLSAFIGAAFGTIIVQFINTEILSFVIPVVLLFIAIYFLISPSMNQNNDEPKLSNRKYQYGVIPFIGYYDGMFGPGTGSFFTLSGIACRGQDLLTSTAMAKPLNFATNLASLLVFLLAGQVVWVIGALMMIGQVIGAWIGSHCLFKINPAYLRGVVVFMCSGMLIKYAHAMGWIGFT from the coding sequence TTGGAGTTCGCAAGCTATTCCCTGGAACTGTTATCTGTTTTATTTTTGGTTGCCGTTATTGCCGGTCTACTCGATACATTAGCGGGCGGTGGCGGTTTGATAACAGTTCCCGCCCTGATTCTAAGTGGTGTACCGCCACTGTCTGCCTTAGGTACTAATAAATTACAAGGCAGTATCGGTACAGCAACAGCCACCTATATGATGATTAGGAGTAATAAAATAAGCTGGGACGGGATTAAAAAATTAATGCTATCTGCCTTTATTGGAGCAGCGTTTGGAACAATAATTGTTCAGTTTATCAACACTGAAATTTTGTCTTTTGTTATTCCAGTAGTGCTGTTATTTATTGCTATTTATTTTCTGATTTCTCCGTCTATGAATCAGAATAATGATGAGCCCAAGTTATCTAACAGAAAATATCAATATGGGGTAATTCCATTCATTGGATACTATGATGGTATGTTCGGGCCTGGGACTGGGTCATTTTTTACTTTATCTGGTATTGCTTGCCGTGGACAAGATTTATTGACCTCCACCGCCATGGCAAAACCTCTTAACTTCGCCACTAATTTAGCCTCATTATTGGTATTTTTACTTGCGGGACAAGTGGTGTGGGTCATAGGCGCCCTAATGATGATTGGACAAGTCATAGGTGCATGGATAGGGTCACACTGCCTTTTTAAAATTAACCCTGCCTATTTAAGAGGGGTAGTCGTTTTTATGTGTAGCGGGATGCTAATAAAGTACGCCCACGCTATGGGGTGGATAGGTTTTACTTGA
- a CDS encoding DUF885 family protein produces the protein MKSGKALAKHLKRASGFILVTWVLAPISWAATATEQLQDVIEDHWQYRLREDPITAGRMGVPDYNRQLPGVTAEDRARRLKSEQELLQRLQTIDASELADSDKVNRELLTWVLENSIEANQLFLKRIPLNTFSSFFGTALDAHSGLAMTSVADYEDYIARIREFGRFFDENIANMREGIRTGFVLPQIVVQGIAPTVRAQVYKDPTKSSLYKPFTEMPDAITTEEQQRLRNAGKKAIGQVAIPAFDRVADFLEGDYLKAASETLGAEQIPGGEDYYRHNIGYYVTLDMDPTEIHRTGLAEVKRIRAEMEALIKESGFKGSFEEFTHFLRTDPQFYAKTPEELLKETAYISKRIDYVLPEFFNLLPRTPYGVVPVPSEIAPNYTTASYNPAAIGGTRGGAYWLNTHGLDQRPLYELPALTLHEAVPGHHLQGALSQELENVPDFRRDLYLSAFGEGWALYSERLGKEMGIYTTPYEHFGRLSYEMWRAARLVIDTGIHSQGWTRQQALDFLSSNTSLSPANVRAEVDRYISWPGQALSYKMGEIKIRQLRAQAEKELGDKFDLRAFHDALLKNGALPLSMLEEQMQRFITEQKGS, from the coding sequence GTGAAATCCGGCAAGGCCTTGGCAAAACACCTCAAGCGGGCATCTGGCTTTATCTTGGTCACTTGGGTACTGGCTCCCATATCCTGGGCCGCAACGGCAACCGAGCAACTGCAGGATGTGATCGAAGATCACTGGCAGTATCGTCTGCGCGAGGATCCAATTACTGCGGGACGTATGGGGGTGCCGGACTATAACCGCCAGTTGCCGGGGGTGACTGCTGAGGATAGAGCACGTCGGTTGAAGTCTGAACAGGAATTGCTACAGCGCTTGCAAACGATAGACGCTAGCGAGTTAGCGGATTCGGACAAGGTTAATCGGGAGTTGCTCACCTGGGTACTGGAAAATTCTATCGAGGCCAATCAGTTATTCTTGAAGCGTATACCGCTGAATACCTTCTCCAGTTTTTTCGGCACAGCCCTGGATGCGCACAGTGGCCTGGCGATGACCAGTGTCGCGGATTACGAGGATTATATCGCCCGTATCCGCGAGTTTGGCCGCTTCTTTGATGAGAATATTGCCAATATGCGCGAGGGTATTCGCACAGGTTTTGTTTTGCCCCAAATAGTGGTGCAAGGCATAGCCCCTACGGTGCGAGCCCAGGTTTATAAAGACCCAACCAAAAGCAGCTTGTATAAGCCCTTTACCGAGATGCCTGATGCAATTACTACTGAAGAGCAGCAGCGCCTGCGCAATGCCGGCAAAAAAGCCATTGGACAGGTAGCCATTCCGGCTTTTGACCGTGTAGCGGATTTTCTGGAGGGGGATTACCTAAAAGCCGCCAGCGAAACCCTTGGGGCCGAGCAAATACCTGGTGGTGAGGATTACTACCGCCACAACATCGGCTATTACGTCACCCTGGATATGGATCCAACGGAAATCCACCGCACAGGCCTTGCCGAAGTGAAGCGTATTCGTGCGGAAATGGAAGCGCTTATCAAAGAGTCTGGTTTTAAAGGCAGCTTTGAAGAATTTACCCATTTTCTTCGTACAGACCCCCAGTTTTATGCAAAAACCCCGGAAGAATTGCTAAAAGAGACTGCCTATATCTCTAAGCGAATCGACTATGTATTACCGGAGTTTTTTAATCTGCTGCCACGCACGCCCTATGGAGTGGTTCCGGTACCCAGCGAAATCGCACCCAACTACACCACCGCTTCCTATAATCCTGCCGCCATCGGTGGCACTCGTGGCGGAGCCTATTGGCTGAATACACACGGCCTGGATCAGCGCCCACTGTATGAGCTTCCTGCTTTAACCCTGCATGAGGCGGTGCCCGGTCACCACCTGCAAGGCGCCTTGTCCCAGGAGCTGGAGAATGTGCCGGACTTCCGCCGTGATCTTTATTTGAGTGCATTTGGTGAAGGATGGGCGCTTTACTCCGAGCGCCTGGGCAAGGAGATGGGCATATACACGACACCCTATGAGCACTTTGGTCGCCTAAGCTATGAAATGTGGCGCGCTGCGCGGTTGGTGATTGATACTGGTATTCACTCCCAGGGCTGGACTCGCCAGCAGGCGCTTGATTTCCTCTCCAGCAATACCTCCCTATCTCCCGCGAATGTACGCGCAGAAGTGGATCGTTATATTTCCTGGCCGGGCCAAGCCCTCTCCTACAAAATGGGGGAAATTAAGATTCGCCAACTGCGCGCACAGGCGGAAAAGGAGCTGGGAGATAAATTTGATCTGCGCGCCTTCCACGATGCACTGTTAAAAAATGGAGCCTTACCGCTTTCCATGTTGGAAGAGCAGATGCAGCGGTTTATTACAGAGCAGAAGGGCTCTTAA
- a CDS encoding calcium/sodium antiporter, with translation MLLAALAIIAGFIVLVWSADRFVEGAAATAKHAGMPTLLIGMVIVGFGTSAPEMVVSAIAALDGSPGLALGNAYGSNIANTGLILGLSALIIPLSVHSKIVRKELPLLMAITLLSGAFLWNDKLERWESVILLLGFFGLIGWSVFSALRGKGDKLEGEVAEELEEHAMPLGRALFWVVAGLILLIVSSRLLVWGAVTIAESLGVSDLIIGLTIVALGTSLPELAATIVAARKGEHDIAIGNVVGSNMFNLLAVVGIAGTIAPMSSVPPEVLTRDWPMVIGLTLALFVFAYGFRGQGRINRWEGGALLTAYLVYTGYLITTITKAAL, from the coding sequence ATGCTTCTCGCCGCTCTCGCCATCATTGCCGGCTTTATTGTGCTGGTCTGGAGTGCTGACCGCTTCGTGGAGGGCGCCGCAGCCACGGCCAAGCACGCCGGCATGCCCACACTGTTGATCGGCATGGTGATTGTTGGCTTCGGTACCTCGGCACCGGAAATGGTGGTCTCCGCCATCGCCGCACTGGATGGCAGTCCCGGCCTGGCCCTGGGTAACGCCTACGGCTCCAATATCGCCAATACCGGCCTGATTCTGGGCCTCAGCGCCCTGATTATTCCCTTGAGCGTACATTCGAAAATCGTGCGCAAAGAGTTGCCACTGTTAATGGCGATCACCCTGCTGAGTGGTGCCTTCCTATGGAATGACAAGCTGGAGCGCTGGGAATCGGTAATTCTGTTACTGGGTTTCTTCGGTTTGATCGGCTGGAGCGTATTCTCTGCCCTGCGTGGCAAAGGCGATAAGCTGGAAGGCGAGGTGGCTGAGGAGCTGGAAGAACACGCTATGCCTCTGGGCCGAGCTCTATTCTGGGTAGTTGCCGGCTTAATACTTCTGATTGTCAGCTCAAGGTTGCTGGTTTGGGGAGCGGTCACCATCGCCGAGTCTCTGGGTGTTAGTGATCTGATTATCGGCCTCACCATCGTCGCTCTCGGTACTTCTCTACCAGAACTGGCAGCCACCATAGTGGCCGCGCGAAAAGGCGAACACGATATCGCCATCGGCAACGTGGTAGGTTCGAATATGTTCAATCTGCTGGCCGTGGTGGGGATTGCCGGCACTATCGCCCCCATGTCCAGTGTGCCACCTGAAGTACTCACCAGAGACTGGCCCATGGTGATCGGCCTGACCCTCGCCCTATTTGTCTTCGCCTATGGCTTTCGCGGCCAGGGACGTATCAACCGCTGGGAAGGGGGAGCCCTGCTAACCGCCTACCTCGTTTATACCGGCTACCTGATCACCACGATTACCAAAGCCGCTCTTTAA
- a CDS encoding VOC family protein: MGIKRIHHVAYRCRDAKETVEFYRDLLGMDFQLAIAENEVPSTGEPDPYMHVFMDAGMGNVLAFFEIPNSPEMGRDENTPKWVQHIAFEVESMEEMLATKEKLEAAGVDVLGPTDHTIFQSIYFFDPNGHRIELAANTAKPGMHKELKRVAEDMLEEWSRTKKAPRHAAWMHGEEEFVEKVEGEAQ, translated from the coding sequence ATGGGCATTAAGCGCATTCACCACGTGGCGTATCGCTGCAGGGACGCCAAGGAGACCGTGGAATTTTATCGCGATCTTCTCGGCATGGACTTCCAGCTGGCCATTGCCGAAAACGAGGTACCCTCAACCGGTGAGCCGGACCCCTACATGCATGTCTTTATGGATGCGGGTATGGGGAATGTGCTTGCCTTCTTCGAAATCCCCAACTCTCCGGAGATGGGGCGCGATGAAAATACCCCCAAGTGGGTGCAGCATATCGCTTTCGAAGTGGAGTCCATGGAAGAAATGCTCGCGACCAAAGAGAAGCTGGAAGCGGCGGGGGTCGATGTACTCGGCCCTACCGACCACACCATTTTCCAGTCAATCTACTTCTTTGATCCCAACGGCCACCGCATCGAGCTGGCTGCTAACACCGCTAAGCCCGGTATGCACAAAGAGCTGAAGCGTGTTGCGGAAGATATGCTGGAAGAGTGGTCGCGCACTAAAAAAGCCCCAAGGCATGCAGCCTGGATGCATGGGGAAGAAGAGTTTGTGGAAAAAGTTGAAGGGGAGGCACAGTGA
- a CDS encoding glycerophosphodiester phosphodiesterase family protein — translation MKLGIFAKVGMLGSLFGFGAIYLLNASWLAPTPQGEPILISHRGVYQTYNRDNLGRDDCTAIRIFNPEHRYLENTIPSMEAAFAHGADIVELDIHPTTDGEFAVFHDWTLDCRTNGSGVTREHAITDLKKLDVGYGYTFDGGTTFPFRGQGIGLIPTLKEVFQHFPDRQFLINIKSNDPNEADRLNNYLRQHQLLSNSRLMVYGGTRPIARIRELRPKTLAFSKDSAKSCVLGYLLVGWSGYIPKSCHNSIVIAPNTWQWALWGWPNRFAVRMRQAGSLVMAVDHEKGQSGLAGVHSPEELNHLPQGYSGAIWVEKIEIIGPFLRAGSQEH, via the coding sequence ATGAAGCTGGGCATTTTTGCCAAAGTTGGCATGTTGGGTTCTTTATTTGGTTTTGGAGCTATTTACCTATTAAATGCTTCCTGGCTGGCTCCAACGCCCCAGGGGGAGCCCATTCTTATCTCCCATCGTGGTGTCTACCAAACCTATAATCGCGATAATCTAGGACGTGACGATTGCACGGCTATTCGCATATTCAATCCAGAACACCGCTATCTGGAAAACACCATTCCCTCCATGGAGGCAGCATTTGCGCATGGCGCGGATATTGTCGAACTCGATATCCATCCCACAACCGATGGTGAGTTTGCCGTCTTTCATGACTGGACTTTGGATTGCCGCACAAACGGAAGTGGCGTCACTCGGGAGCATGCCATCACCGACCTGAAGAAGCTCGATGTTGGCTATGGCTACACTTTCGATGGCGGTACAACCTTTCCCTTTCGAGGCCAAGGCATAGGATTGATACCCACATTGAAAGAAGTTTTTCAACACTTCCCCGATCGACAATTTCTGATCAATATAAAAAGTAATGATCCCAATGAAGCAGACCGACTGAATAACTATTTACGCCAACACCAGCTACTCTCTAATTCCCGCTTAATGGTCTACGGCGGCACCCGCCCCATCGCAAGAATACGGGAGTTAAGGCCCAAAACTTTGGCCTTTAGTAAGGACAGCGCAAAAAGTTGTGTACTGGGGTATCTGCTGGTTGGGTGGAGTGGCTATATTCCCAAATCCTGTCATAACAGTATTGTGATCGCTCCCAATACTTGGCAGTGGGCCCTTTGGGGTTGGCCTAATCGCTTTGCTGTGCGGATGAGGCAGGCCGGCAGCCTGGTAATGGCAGTAGATCATGAAAAGGGCCAGAGTGGATTGGCCGGTGTGCACAGCCCCGAGGAGCTAAATCATCTACCCCAAGGTTACAGCGGCGCTATTTGGGTTGAAAAAATCGAGATCATTGGCCCTTTCTTACGTGCCGGCAGCCAAGAACATTAA
- a CDS encoding DnaJ C-terminal domain-containing protein, producing the protein MEYKDYYKILGLERNADQAEIKRAYRKLARKYHPDVSNEKDAEERFKEVNEAYEVLKDPEKRAAYDQLGSGFQSGQDFRPPPNWDQGFEFHGGGYTDADSEAFSDFFESLFGRGGFSQGYGGRQRRQYSAQGENTYARIAIDLEDSYRGSSRQITLKHTVLGADGRPQLEERTLNVKIPKGITEGQQIRLAGQGEAGIGGGKAGDLYLEITFNPHRLYHTEGTTVYLDLPLAPWEMALGAKVQVPTPSGSLKVTIPANSENGKKLRLKGRGIPAKQPGDMYIVLQTVTPTATTDAQRDAYRQFSEAFDFNPRQSMGS; encoded by the coding sequence ATGGAATACAAGGACTATTACAAGATTCTCGGTCTGGAGCGGAACGCTGATCAGGCGGAGATAAAACGTGCCTATCGAAAGTTGGCGCGTAAATACCACCCCGATGTGAGTAATGAAAAGGATGCGGAGGAGCGCTTTAAAGAGGTGAATGAGGCCTACGAAGTGCTCAAGGACCCGGAGAAGCGCGCAGCTTATGACCAGTTGGGAAGTGGCTTTCAGTCTGGTCAGGACTTCCGGCCACCACCTAATTGGGATCAGGGTTTTGAGTTCCACGGCGGTGGTTATACCGATGCCGATAGTGAGGCTTTCAGCGATTTTTTTGAGAGTTTGTTTGGGCGGGGTGGATTTAGTCAGGGCTATGGCGGCAGGCAGCGGCGCCAGTACAGCGCTCAGGGGGAAAACACCTACGCGCGAATCGCCATAGACCTGGAGGATAGTTATCGCGGCAGCAGCCGGCAGATTACCCTCAAGCACACCGTGTTGGGCGCAGATGGGCGCCCCCAGCTGGAGGAACGCACTCTAAACGTCAAGATTCCCAAAGGTATTACCGAAGGCCAACAAATCCGCCTGGCCGGGCAGGGGGAAGCGGGTATTGGTGGGGGTAAGGCCGGCGATCTCTATCTGGAAATTACGTTCAATCCCCACCGCCTTTACCATACCGAGGGCACAACGGTTTACCTGGACCTACCCCTGGCTCCCTGGGAAATGGCTCTGGGTGCGAAGGTACAGGTCCCCACACCGAGCGGCTCCCTAAAAGTTACTATCCCCGCCAATAGTGAAAACGGTAAGAAACTGCGCCTCAAGGGTCGGGGGATACCCGCCAAGCAGCCTGGAGACATGTATATTGTGCTGCAGACGGTTACACCTACTGCGACTACTGATGCCCAGCGCGACGCCTATCGCCAGTTCAGTGAGGCATTTGATTTCAACCCGCGCCAATCCATGGGGAGCTGA
- a CDS encoding fumarylacetoacetate hydrolase family protein has product MKLASLKSGRDGQLVVVSDDLTRMVPAGDIAPTMQSALDNWAAVSGELEKLHERLHNGEIAGEPFEQSLCASPLPRAYHWADGSAYVNHVELVRKARGAEVPESFYSDPLMYQGGSDTFLAPREPVTMPQSEGFGIDFEAEIAVITDDVPMGVSAEDALSHIKLVMLVNDVSLRGLIPAELAKGFGFYQSKPSSAFSPVCVTPEQLGDNWREGKLHLPLVSHLNGEKFGEPNAGVDMTFHFGQLIAHAARTRPLCAGTIIGSGTVSNKMDGGPGKPVAEGGVGYSCIAEIRMIETIQNGSPSTPFMDFGNTIAIEMFDGEGQSIFGRIEQTVEKV; this is encoded by the coding sequence GTGAAGTTAGCCAGCCTTAAATCCGGCCGTGATGGCCAACTGGTTGTCGTTAGCGACGATCTCACCCGTATGGTGCCGGCCGGCGATATCGCTCCCACCATGCAGAGTGCATTGGACAACTGGGCAGCAGTCAGTGGCGAGCTGGAGAAGCTGCACGAGCGTTTGCACAACGGCGAGATTGCCGGAGAGCCATTCGAGCAGAGCCTGTGTGCATCGCCTCTGCCGCGCGCCTATCACTGGGCCGATGGCAGTGCCTATGTGAACCATGTTGAGTTGGTGCGCAAGGCTCGCGGTGCCGAGGTACCGGAGAGCTTTTACAGCGATCCGCTGATGTACCAGGGGGGCTCCGATACCTTCCTGGCCCCACGCGAGCCGGTGACCATGCCGCAAAGTGAGGGCTTCGGCATCGACTTTGAAGCGGAAATTGCCGTGATCACCGACGATGTGCCCATGGGAGTCTCCGCCGAGGATGCGCTCTCCCATATCAAACTGGTGATGCTGGTAAACGACGTTTCCCTGCGCGGTTTGATTCCTGCGGAGCTGGCCAAGGGCTTTGGTTTCTACCAGTCCAAGCCCTCCAGTGCTTTCTCACCGGTGTGCGTCACGCCCGAGCAACTAGGAGACAACTGGCGTGAGGGCAAATTGCACCTGCCTCTGGTTTCCCACCTGAACGGCGAGAAGTTCGGTGAGCCCAATGCTGGTGTGGATATGACCTTCCACTTTGGTCAGTTGATTGCCCATGCGGCCAGGACCCGCCCACTGTGTGCCGGCACTATTATCGGCTCTGGTACCGTGTCCAATAAGATGGATGGCGGCCCGGGTAAGCCGGTGGCAGAGGGTGGAGTTGGCTACAGCTGCATCGCTGAGATTCGCATGATCGAAACCATCCAGAATGGTTCGCCCAGTACACCATTTATGGATTTCGGCAACACGATCGCTATCGAGATGTTCGATGGCGAAGGCCAGTCGATTTTTGGGCGTATCGAGCAGACGGTGGAGAAGGTGTAA